From one Planococcus citri chromosome 3, ihPlaCitr1.1, whole genome shotgun sequence genomic stretch:
- the Mf gene encoding uncharacterized protein Mf, producing MLKQHLDMIGRNEPVQRKAKFWQSYVRALKGTDDMRAPEQTHYSKYPTRGIFRPVLNVDYPTWPSLKSIYDDPVHPSERINVPGYRYLPISRETYGISPRNLYPQNYSSPRYEPTKTDPPFKALNDWNDHLNRLAELDNLFPKKYPPLHKSMTPPRELYVPRTRPRSIYEDPMRALGYNYAGQPIYTRPLPPRPLREMFEPNTRVPISRFVRDPWWWDYPELKPFEPPNHGGYKPSPFYLRDSYLSPVKRTYLWGHHPIRPFSQHYY from the exons atgttgaagcaaCACTTGGACATGATTGGAAGGAATGAGCCCGTACAGAGGAAGGCGAAATTTTGGCAATCGTACGTCAGAGCTTTAAAAG GCACAGACGACATGAGAGCACCAGAACAAACACACTACTCAAAATACCCCACCCGTGGCATCTTCCGACCAGTCTTAAATGTAGATTACCCAACGTGGCCGAGCTTAAAATCCATCTACGACGACCCAGTCCACCCCAGCGAACGCATCAACGTGCCCGGATACAGATACTTGCCAATTTCACGCGAAACTTACGGAATCTCCCCCAGAAACCTGTACCCTCAGAATTACAGTTCACCACGTTATG AACCGACCAAAACAGATCCGCCATTTAAAGCGTTGAACGATTGGAACGATCATTTGAACAGATTAGCAGAACTCGATAacttatttccaaaaaagtaccCACCTTTGCATAAGTCAATGACTCCACCACGTGAACTGTACGTTCCAAGGACTCGTCCCAGGTCCATCTACGAAGATCCGATGAGAGCTCTTGGTTATAATTATGCTG GTCAGCCAATTTACACCAGACCTCTTCCACCGAGACCCTTACGAGAGATGTTTGAACCCAATACTCGCGTACCGATTTCTCGCTTTGTGAGAGATCCCTGGTGGTGGGATTACCCGGAATTGAAACCTTTTGAGCCGCCGAATCATGGAGGATATAAACCGTCACCATTCTACCTCAGAGATAGCTATTTATCGCCTGTAAAAAGAACGTATCTATGGGGTCATCATCCAATTCGGCCATTCA GTCAACACTACTACTGA